The following are from one region of the Phormidium sp. PBR-2020 genome:
- a CDS encoding deoxyribodipyrimidine photo-lyase, which yields MTDLVLFWHRRDLRLTDNLGLAEARQRSAKLIPLFCFDPHILERDDIAPARMAYLLGCLESLEHRYRQVGGRLLFLQGKPEEKIPQLADLLGARAVYWNQDVEPYSRERDRRVKERLTQQGVEVHERWDQLLHAPGEVLTGTSNNCKPYTVYTPYWKNWSRQPKEKPVPSPEPLEMLSERDEQKLETVGAIALPSLKDLGFAWDAPLILEPGEAVAKAQLESFCLRGIYSYDEQRNYPFNDGTSRLSPALKFGAIGIRDVWAATESAMENARSDETRDHILTWQQELAWREFYQTVMYFFPELAQGPYREPWNRFPWHNDEQKFAAWCEGKTGFPIVDAAMRQLNQTGWMHNRCRMIVASFLTKDLMIDWQWGEKYFMQHLIDGDLSANNGGWQWSASSGMDPKPLRIFNPASQAKKYDPQAEYIRYWLPEIRSLETKDLVTGNISPLDCEACGYPQAIVNHNEQQRLFKQIYKDLKS from the coding sequence ATGACTGACCTGGTTTTATTTTGGCATCGCCGAGACTTACGGCTGACGGATAATCTTGGCTTGGCTGAGGCGAGACAACGGAGTGCAAAACTCATTCCCTTATTTTGTTTCGATCCGCATATCCTGGAACGAGATGATATTGCTCCTGCTCGTATGGCCTATCTTCTGGGCTGTTTAGAGTCTTTAGAACATCGCTACCGTCAAGTTGGTGGACGCTTGCTGTTTTTACAGGGAAAGCCGGAGGAAAAAATACCTCAATTGGCGGACCTGTTAGGGGCCAGGGCTGTCTATTGGAATCAGGATGTAGAACCCTATAGCCGGGAACGCGATCGCCGAGTTAAGGAACGATTAACCCAGCAGGGGGTTGAGGTTCACGAACGTTGGGATCAATTGCTCCATGCTCCGGGTGAAGTATTAACAGGAACCAGTAACAACTGTAAGCCTTATACCGTTTATACTCCCTATTGGAAAAATTGGAGCCGTCAGCCTAAAGAGAAACCCGTGCCGAGTCCAGAGCCGTTAGAGATGCTCAGCGAAAGAGACGAGCAGAAGCTGGAAACCGTGGGAGCGATCGCCCTGCCTAGCTTAAAAGATTTAGGCTTTGCTTGGGATGCACCTCTAATCTTAGAACCAGGAGAAGCGGTTGCAAAAGCACAATTAGAGTCGTTTTGTCTTCGAGGTATTTATAGTTACGATGAGCAACGAAACTATCCCTTTAATGATGGAACCTCTCGTCTGAGTCCAGCTTTAAAGTTCGGGGCGATCGGCATTCGCGACGTTTGGGCGGCAACGGAGTCTGCGATGGAAAATGCCCGCAGTGATGAGACTCGCGACCATATTTTAACCTGGCAACAAGAGTTAGCCTGGCGGGAGTTTTATCAAACGGTCATGTACTTTTTCCCGGAACTCGCTCAAGGTCCTTATCGAGAACCATGGAACCGCTTTCCTTGGCACAATGATGAACAGAAGTTTGCCGCTTGGTGTGAAGGAAAAACAGGATTTCCGATTGTGGATGCCGCGATGCGACAACTCAATCAAACGGGATGGATGCACAATCGTTGTCGTATGATTGTCGCCAGTTTTCTGACGAAGGATTTAATGATTGATTGGCAATGGGGAGAGAAGTATTTTATGCAACATCTCATTGATGGGGATTTATCGGCAAATAATGGGGGATGGCAATGGAGTGCATCGAGTGGTATGGACCCCAAACCGTTGCGGATTTTCAACCCGGCTAGTCAAGCTAAGAAATATGACCCGCAAGCTGAGTATATCCGCTACTGGCTCCCGGAGATTCGCTCTTTGGAGACGAAGGATTTAGTGACAGGGAATATTTCGCCTTTAGATTGTGAGGCTTGTGGTTATCCTCAGGCGATCGTTAATCATAATGAACAGCAACGGCTGTTTAAGCAGATTTATAAGGATTTGAAGAGTTAA